A window of the Henckelia pumila isolate YLH828 chromosome 3, ASM3356847v2, whole genome shotgun sequence genome harbors these coding sequences:
- the LOC140888329 gene encoding uncharacterized protein, which translates to MGVSIDESLATGCNGIYTFRADGSIYHSIGSLLPNENSRPRREDMPSCKLIIKEQQPNQRQYNFPTASQVAAVIIDNECSYNLSSRDIIIQGIGGHLMNIQDIVGYYDPLQYPLLLPYGTYGWDTNSRNNDGSRVTCLNYYAYMLQRRDGMRVVSNNNDQVIIDNGWVVPYNPWLLLKYDCHINVEVCGVLISGVPQHYAWIQSGKKWTRRRSQNKVVGRIYVVSPSEGNKFYLRILLNHVKGSSSFEELRKVNGITCTTFKEATEMRGLLQQDDYIRQCLQEACSSNMPSSLRRLFVSILVFFQSTGVRELWDEFNLYMSEDYGRSILGSSLFITNKFLLEIRRLLHQYKKKLDYFDLPPISTDSLGDSPLPRIIEDELSIEIPEEDLRFIEHLNVHQKMAFDTITESIMRNHSNIFFIDGLGGTGKTFLYRSILAQLRKNGKIAIAVATSGIAATLLPGGRTAHSRLQIPLRPSTLCKINKQPDLAELIRCATTVVWDEAPMANRYAFEAVSQTFQDIMDNQLPFGGKTIIFGGDFRQVLPVVKRESMRDQIAASISRSSFWNSVKILHLQQNMRSAQDIEFSQFLLRVGDGLEENVGGNFIKLPNSVIIPWESENSIQQLIDSIFPNMPDHVHDANYMVEIAIITTKNVDVDEINEILILKFPGEEKIYTSWDSVEDDNHNIFQEEFLNSLCPSGLPPHRITLKIGCPIMLLRNVAPELGLCNGTRLICRNLGRNFIDEKIITGPHKGTRYFLHRMPMKSEENS; encoded by the exons ATGGGAGTCAGTATAGATGAATCTTTGGCAACTGGTTGTAATGGAATTTATACATTTCGTGCTGATGGGTCAATATATCACTCAATCGGAAGTCTTCTACCAAATGAAAATTCTAGGCCGAG ACGTGAAGACATGCCTAGCTGCAAGCTCATCATAAAGGAACAACAACCTAATCAACGTCAATACAATTTCCCAACGGCATCTCAGGTTGCTGCTGTTATCATTGACAATGAATGTTCGTATAACTTGAGTAGTCGTGACATTATTATACAAGGAATTGGTGGTCATCTTATGAATATCCAAGATATCGTTGGTTATTATGATCCCCTGCAGTATCCTCTCCTTTTGCCATATGGTACGTATGGTTGGGATACAAACAGCAGAAACAACGATGGTTCCCGAGTTACATGCTTAAACTACTACGCATATATGCTACAG AGACGTGACGGTATGCGAGTTGTATCTAACAACAACGATCAAGTAATCATTGATAATGGTTGGGTTGTCCCTTACAATCCGTGGCTTCTGTTGAAATATGATTGCCATATTAATGTTGAAGTATGTGGGG TACTTATATCGGGAGTTCCACAACATTATGCGTGGATACAATCTGGAAAAAAATGGACGCGTCGACGTAGTCAAAATAAAGTTGTTGGAAGGATATATGTTGTTTCACCATCTGAAGGCAACAAGTTTTACCTCCGTATACTTTTGAACCATGTTAAAGGGTCAAGTTCTTTTGAGGAACTTAGAAAAGTAAATGGAATTACATGTACAACATTCAAAGAAGCAACTGAAATGAGGGGTCTTCTCCAACAAGATGATTATATTCGTCAATGCTTGCAGGAAGCATGTTCTTCTAACATGCCATCTTCATTAAGAAGGTTGTTTGTGTCCATATTGGTGTTCTTCCAATCAACAGGAGTTAGAGAACTTTGGGATGAGTTTAACCTATATATGTCTGAAGATTATGGTAGATCTATTTTAGGAAGTAGTTTatttatcacaaataaatttcttCTTGAGATACGACGATTGCTGCATCAATATAAAAAGAAATTGGATTACTTTGATTTGCCACCAATAAGTACCGACTCCTTAGGAGATTCCCCACTGCCAAGAATAATCGAGGATGAGCTCTCGATTGAAATACCTGAAGAAGATTTGAGATTTATTGAACATTTAAACGTGCATCAAAAGATGGCTTTTGATACTATAACGGAAAGTATTATGCGCAATCACTCAAACATTTTCTTCATTGATGGTCTAGGTGGGACTGGTAAAACTTTTCTTTATCGATCAATTCTGGCACAGTTACGAAAAAATGGTAAAATTGCAATTGCAGTAGCAACTTCTGGAATTGCTGCAACATTGTTACCCGGTGGTAGGACTGCACATTCACGCCTCCAAATACCACTAAGACCATCAACACTTTGCAAGATTAACAAGCAGCCAGATCTTGCAGAGTTAATAAGATGTGCGACAACTGTGGTATGGGATGAGGCTCCAATGGCAAATCGTTATGCTTTTGAAGCTGTCAGTCAAACTTTCCAAGATATAATGGATAACCAATTGCCATTTGGAggaaaaactattatttttggTGGTGACTTTAGGCAAGTATTACCAGTTGTTAAACGAGAATCAATGAGAGATCAAATTGCTGCAAGCATTTCAAGGTCGTCGTTTTGGAATTCAGTGAAGATATTACACTTACAACAAAATATGAGATCTGCCCAAGATATTGAGTTCTCACAATTTCTTTTACGTGTTGGTGATGGTTTAGAAGAAAATGTAGGtggtaattttataaagttgcCGAATTCCGTGATCATACCATGGGAAAGTGAAAATTCAATTCAACAATTGATTGATTCTATTTTTCCAAATATGCCAGATCATGTACATGATGCAAATTACATGGTTGAAATAGCTATTATCACTACAAAAAACGTAGATGTTGATGAAATCAATGAAATtctcattttaaaatttcccgGAGAAGAAAAAATATACACATCTTGGGACTCCGTAGAAGATGATAACCACAATATTTTCCAAGAAGAGTTTTTGAATTCTCTTTGTCCAAGTGGTTTGCCACCTCATCGAATCACATTGAAAATAGGATGTCCAATTATGCTCTTACGAAATGTTGCACCTGAACTCGGACTCTGCAATGGAACAAGATTAATATGCCGCAATCTTGGGAGGAACTTCATAgatgaaaaaatcataacaggTCCTCACAAGGGTACACGATATTTTCTTCATCGAATGCCTatgaaaagtgaagaaaattcATGA
- the LOC140888330 gene encoding uncharacterized protein, with protein sequence MEDGFEKLDEKEGDKMQVENEVENEPKKIVDDVIVDSIKMTSKDDGEASGRNIDDRVSKLLVDESDAASGFDPKKIVNIRKKVEHASRSNKESWMNVPRRVSKRLREKSSSLVGSTIEDDYLVDLDRVVEQVTLDVGQVVEDPLQVYKGRTDFCGHDLVTDSERKAITSFLSREKLDCVVWNDSYLSVEGPQLCDLLFGNDVRGEITECYLKILCRSNNHDLPIYTVQPWVQRDVLKVLGEHYKNKSLEDHQYVDFLSKCTKSTVVKLHDLNKEVMMICRYVLFPIGVRSHWFLLVWNNEKKEFVVRNSIDSSYDRTSARQFVEFLLGYLRLFKDLDLSNCTVGFPNCRVQGPNPDCGVFTCLWAKCYARDDPFTWNHQTDCKIDGIRAYVAAAILSDEYGLSKMS encoded by the exons ATGGAGGATGGATTTGAAAAGTTAGATGAGAAGGAAGGTGATAAAATGCAAGTAGAAAATGAAGTTGAGAATGAACCAAAGAAGATAGTTGATGATGTGATTGTGGATTCTATTAAAATGACCTCAAAGGATGACGGAGAAGCCTCCGGTCGAAATATTGATGATCGTGTTTCAAAATTGTTGGTTGACGAGAGCGATGCTGCAAGTGGATTTGATCCTAAGAAGATTGTAAACATAAGAAAGAAAGTGGAGCACGCGAGTAGGAGTAACAAGGAGAGTTGGATGAATGTGCCGAGAAGAGTTTCAAAACGATTGAGAGAGAAATCTAGTAGTTTGGTTGGTAGTACGATAGAG gatgactACCTCGTAGATCTTGATCGTGTTGTTGAGCAGGTGACACTAGATGTTGGACAGGTGGTGGAGGATCCTTTGCAAGTATACAAGGGTCGGACAGATTTTTGTGGACACGATTTAGTGACTGATTCAGAGAGAAAAGCCATTACTTCTTTTCTTTCACGAGAAAAATTGGA ttGTGTGGTGTGGAATGACTCATACCTATCAGTGGAAGGACCTCAATTATGTGATCTGTTGTTTGGCAATGATGTCCGGGGAGAGATAACAGAATGCTACCTGAAAATTTTGTGCCGCTCCAATAACCACGACCTCCCCATTTATACGGTTCAACCTTGGGTTCAG CGTGATGTATTAAAAGTACTTGGTGAGCATTACAAGAACAAATCACTTGAGGATCATCAATACGTGGACTTCCTCTCGAAGTGTACGAAGAGTACTGTGGTGAAGTTACACGATCTAAATAAGGAAGTAATGATGATATGCAGATATGTATTATTCCCTATTGGTGTGAGATCCCATTGGTTTTTGCTTGTGTGGAATAATGAAAAAAAGGAATTTGTGGTGAGGAACTCAATAGACAGCTCATATGACAGGACAAGTGCGAGACAGTTT GTTGAATTTCTATTAGGATACTTGAGGCTGTTCAAGGACCTTGACCTTTCCAATTGCACCGTGGGATTCCCAAATTGTAGAGTCCAAGGGCCTAATCCCGATTGTGGTGTGTTTACTTGCCTATGGGCAAAGTGTTATGCTCGTGATGACCCATTTACATGGAATCATCAGACTGATTGCAAAATAGACGGTATAAGGGCATACGTTGCTGCAGCCATCCTAAGTGACGAATATGGTTTGAGTAAAATGAGTTGA
- the LOC140888332 gene encoding uncharacterized protein: MYTGRYRKNFATRMQVLDKINHVGIGAKNDIDGFLWTMDFVWVLDVEEKRGGRDLTISMEYRNWRGREEMQMGGDDSGVNSEGGMMLLGSCSYSKNLFIFTIEEDMSLMQMYLQLGKKCDQINPSSTFLQYLAPHRKLYVTLNEDQDVSNMIRLFVYMKVNIIDLIVIRKEEIISSDKNILRNEFDADNGSSSASQYEMVLQSNSIDAWSHLIRGEGQNFKNADEFRKVLKNYAIATMRSFVYKKNDQQKVFVVCNVSGCAWKIYASKYKADGTFGIRKCCLQHVCEEANLRSRGHPKADSVWVANIIKDKLRGEPSYRPSAIVRDIHREYGVELKYHTAWMGKEIAMHQLYGTEKGCFDKLRWYCDALKQTNPGSWADCEVDEMNKFRRLFISLHACIVGFVKGCRPLIFLDGTHIKNKFKGCILSAVTKDANDDLFTLAFAVVEAENDANWECGLVKAIPNIFAGSHHAYCLRHLVDNFRTRKYPLHNKKYWESIFHKAAYAATESEFIVHITSIIQSMPLAEEFIKNSEPENWANCLFYGKRWGIINNNQAECWNSWVKPARYLPIVSMIDTIRLQIMSMMNKRRESSLLMVGILSPKPESSLLQNYTKSRNLKVDRSSSLLFEVLDGDKSCAVDLGNWSCSCRIWKINGILCNHACAAIESKGLSIYDFCDSCYKVENYRRAYAAVVNPIPTFDFNADLPHSNGDIIRPPDVRS; this comes from the exons ATGTACACGGGAAGGTACCGGAAAAATTTTGCCACGAGAATGCAAGTCTTAGATAAGATCAATCACGTGGGCATTGGAGCAAAGAATGACA TTGATGGGTTCCTATGGACCATGGATTTTGTGTGGGTTCTCGACGTTGAGGAGAAGAGAGGAGGGAGAGATTTAACTATCTCGATGGAATATAGGAATTGGAGAGGGAGAGAAGAGATGCAAATGGGTGGAGATG ATAGTGGAGTCAATAGTGAAGGTGGTATGATGCTGCTAGGAAGTTGTTCTTACAGTAAGAATTTGTTTATCTTTACAATAGAGGAGGATATGAGTCTAATGCAGATGTATTTGCAACTTGGCAAAAAATGTGATCAAATCAATCCTTCTTCAACCTTCTTACAATATCTTGCACCTCACCGAAAGTTATATGTGACATTGAATGAAGATCAAGATGTTAGTAATATGATCCGATTGTTTGTCTACATGAAAGTAAACATCATTGACTTGATAGTAATCCGAAAAGAAGAAATTATTTCAAGTGACAAGAATATTCTGAG GAATGAGTTTGATGCGGATAATGGTTCTTCGAGTGCATCTCAATATGAAATGGTTCTACAAAGTAACTCCATTGATGCTTGGAGTCATTTGATTCGTGGAGAGgggcaaaattttaaaaatgctgATGAGTTTCGAAAGGTTCTTAAAAACTATGCTATTGCTACCATGAGATCGTTCGTGTATAAGAAAAATGACCAACAAAAGGTCTTCGTTGTTTGTAATGTCAGTGGTTGTGCATGGAAAATATATGCATCCAAATATAAGGCAGATGGAACGTTTGGAATTAGAAAATGTTGTCTTCAGCACGTATGTGAAGAGGCAAATCTTCGGAGCAGAGGCCATCCAAAGGCTGATTCTGTTTGGGTGGCGAATATCATTAAAGATAAATTGAGAGGAGAACCATCATACCGACCGTCCGCAATTGTAAGAGATATTCATAGGGAATATGGCGTTGAATTGAAGTACCATACAGCATGGATGGGGAAAGAAATAGCAATGCATCAACTTTATGGGACAGAGAAAGGATGTTTTGATAAATTGAGGTGGTATTGTGATGCTTTGAAACAAACAAATCCTGGTAGTTGGGCTGATTGTGAGGTTGATGAAATGAACAAATTTCGACGACTTTTTATATCTTTACATGCATGTATTGTTGGATTTGTTAAGGGATGCAGACCGTTGATTTTTTTAGATGGAacacatataaaaaataaattcaaaggtTGCATACTAAGTGCTGTGACAAAAGATGCTAATGATGACCTATTCACTTTAGCATTTGCGGTTGTGGAGGCTGAGAATGATGCTAACTGGGAATG TGGTCTTGTTAAGGCAATCCCCAATATATTCGCCGGTAGTCACCATGCATATTGTCTACGACACTTGGTGGATAATTTTCGTACGCGG aaGTATCCATTGCACAACAAAAAGTATTGGGAATCTATATTCCACAAAGCAGCATACGCGGCAACTGAGAGTGAGTTTATTGTTCATATTACTAGTATAATCCAGTCAATGCCTCTTGCAGaagaatttattaaaaattcagAACCCGAGAATTGGGCAAATTGCTTATTTTATGGAAAAAGATGGGGCATAATCAACAACAATCAAGCAGAATGTTGGAATAGTTGGGTTAAACCCGCAAGGTATTTGCCAATTGTATCCATGATTGATACAATACGGTTACAAATAATGAGCATGATGAATAAAAGACGAGAGTCATCTCTCCTAATGGTTGGAATCCTATCTCCTAAGCCAGAAAGTAGTTTGTTACAAAACTACACTAAATCTCGAAATTTGAAGGTTGATAGGTCTAGTTCATTGCTTTTTGAGGTTTTGGATGGTGATAAAAGTTGTGCAGTGGATCTGGGAAACTGGAGTTGCTCATGTAGAATCTGGAAAATTAATGGGATCCTTTGTAACCATGCTTGTGCTGCTATTGAGTCAAAGGGTTTGTCAATATATGACTTTTGTGACTCTTGCTACAAAGTTGAAAATTATCGGAGAGCTTATGCGGCAGTTGTCAATCCAATCCCTACATTTGATTTCAATGCTGATTTACCACATTCTAATGGCGATATAATTAGACCTCCGGATGTCCGATCGTAG
- the LOC140888333 gene encoding uncharacterized protein, with amino-acid sequence MPCLAMALTTDESALLAFKSQLSLGPSHILSQNWSVSFPTCKWIGVTCSFRHQRVSSLDISYMGIERNLPSQLGNLSFLVSLNLSGNGFHGQLPKELAQLHRLRFLDFRFNGFTGDIPSWFGTMVELEFLNLRNNSFTGPIPSSITNMSKLQVLDISYNPLQGNIPEEIGSLLNLKQLSLRSNRLTGVIPVSVFNISSMEILDLTRNGLSGSLPEDMCLGGLSNLKWLYLSFNELEGPIPPDIGNLNSLQVLYLDYNHFTGVIPESIGGCSKLHILKLYYNNITGSIPKAIGNLTMLKELYLGHNKLIGTIPEEMGNLYNLENFGLAYNNLTGYIPQKIFNISTLSLVAVSSNKLLGHLPSILSYGLPNLQELYLDNNIFFGEITDSISNSSKLFFISFISNNLGGQVTNSLGKLNLLEHLHLDDNNFVSEESKLSFITPLKNCSYLRRLSFAGNPFNAIIPVSVGNLSTSIEYFYASRCGLRGSIPEAFGNLENLFRLYLYGNELRGAIPNTLVNLIKLQGLYLSENKISGTIPDSLCTLQNLNTMHLHQNQITGSIFDCIGNLTSLRKLYLGNNRLNSVIPTSLWKLNDLIKLDLSSNLLTGFLPPDVSNLKVAFVLDLSKNQLSSIIPSSIGGLESIVYLSLAENRFRGSIPESISELVSLETLDLSHNYLSGAIPTSLQTLQYLNYFNVSFNELSGHIPTGGPFKSFSSQFFISNAGLCGESKYGVPPCLENKITELKRKKVILPLVYVFLVVSVIVFAMTLSYILARYQKKNKTETPTNSSFNIAPSRVLYQELVKATEGFNENYLLGTGSYGSVYKGTLQNGENVAVKVFDLRLEGGFKSFDTECEVLRRLRHRNLCKVIGSCSNEDFKALVFELMPNGSLEKWLYLENNFLNIVQRLKVMIDVACALEYLHHGYSIPIVHCDVKPSNVLLDDAMVAHLSDFGIAKLFNDGVSVTLTRTLATLGYIAPEYGSEGLVSVRCDVYSYGIMLMEVFTRMKPNDIKFTGDLSLRRWVNDSMPNAIEEVIDSELLSGDESYLDEKLECLVSIMEIALKCSMENPSERIISMKYVVVALKKILSQLLRYTPQVGNV; translated from the exons ATGCCATGTTTGGCCATGGCGTTAACCACTGATGAATCTGCGCTTCTTGCTTTCAAATCCCAACTCAGTTTAGGCCCTTCTCATATTTTGTCCCAAAACTGGTCCGTTTCTTTCCCAACATGCAAATGGATCGGAGTTACTTGCAGTTTTCGCCACCAAAGAGTGAGTTCTTTAGATATCTCTTACATGGGAATCGAAAGAAATCTGCCGTCACAACTGGGAAATCTCTCGTTTTTAGTTTCACTCAACTTGAGCGGTAATGGTTTTCATGGCCAACTTCCCAAAGAATTGGCCCAGTTGCATAGGCTCAGATTCTTGGATTTTCGGTTCAACGGCTTCACCGGTGACATCCCATCTTGGTTTGGAACAATGGTTGAACTTGAATTCTTGAATCTTCGGAACAATAGTTTTACTGGTCCTATCCCGAGTTCCATCACTAATATGTCCAAGCTCCAAGTTTTGGACATATCATATAATCCTTTACAGGGAAATATCCCAGAGGAGATTGGAAGTTTGCTTAACTTGAAGCAATTGTCATTACGATCTAACAGGCTCACTGGTGTCATACCCGTGTCAGTTTTCAACATATCCTCCATGGAAATTCTTGATCTTACAAGGAATGGTTTGTCTGGCAGTCTCCCTGAAGACATGTGCCTCGGCGGCCTGTCGAATCTGAAATGGCTTTATCTGTCTTTCAATGAATTGGAAGGCCCGATACCGCCAGATATTGGAAACTTAAATTCACTTCAAGTATTGTATCTCGATTACAACCATTTTACAG GTGTAATCCCAGAAAGCATTGGAGGATGCTCAAAACTTCATATTTTAAAGTTGTATTACAACAACATAACTGGAAGCATACCAAAAGCCATTGGAAACTTAACAATGCTGAAAGAGTTGTATCTTGGCCACAACAAGTTGATAG GCACAATTCCAGAAGAGATGGGCAACCTTTACAATTTGGAGAACTTTGGCTTGGCATACAATAATTTAACCGGTTATATCCCGCAAAAAATCTTCAACATCTCAACTTTAAGTTTGGTCGCTGTTTCATCGAATAAACTTTTGGGTCACCTTCCATCAATTTTGAGTTATGGGCTTCCTAATCTGCAAGAACTATACTTGGATAACAATATTTTCTTTGGAGAAATCACTGATTCTATCTCAAATTCATCTAAACTCTTCTTCATAAGCTTTATTTCCAACAATCTCGGTGGACAAGTTACCAACTCTTTAGGGAAGTTGAATCTTTTGGAACATTTACATTTAGACGACAACAATTTTGTTAGTGAAGAATCAAAGCTGAGTTTCATCACACCATTGAAAAACTGCAGCTATCTAAGACGATTAAGTTTTGCGGGGAATCCTTTCAATGCAATTATTCCAGTTTCTGTTGGGAATCTATCGACTTCTATCGAGTACTTTTATGCTTCTCGCTGTGGTCTTCGAGGCAGCATTCCAGAGGCATTTGGAAATCTAGAAAATTTGTTTCGGCTATATCTATATGGCAATGAACTTAGGGGAGCTATTCCGAATACATTGGTAAACTTGATAAAACTTCAAGGACTTTATCTTTCTGAAAACAAAATAAGCGGAACCATTCCCGATAGTCTCTGCACATTACAGAATTTGAATACAATGCACCTTCACCAAAATCAAATCACTGGTTCTATCTTTGATTGCATCGGAAATCTTACTTCTTTAAGGAAACTATACTTGGGGAACAATAGACTAAATTCTGTTATACCTACAAGCCTATGGAAACTCAATGATCTTATAAAGTTGGAtctgtcttcaaatcttttaacGGGTTTTCTGCCTCCAGACGTCAGTAATCTGAAAGTTGCATTCGTCCTTGATTTGTCCAAAAATCAACTCTCAAGCATCATTCCCAGCTCTATTGGAGGCTTAGAAAGCATTGTGTATCTTTCTTTGGCAGAAAACAGATTTCGAGGTTCTATTCCCGAATCAATCAGTGAGTTAGTGAGTTTGGAGACGCTAGATCTTTCACACAACTATCTTTCTGGAGCCATACCAACATCACTACAAACACTTCAGTATCTCAACTACTTTAATGTTTCTTTCAACGAATTAAGCGGTCACATCCCTACTGGTGGCCCCTTTAAATCCTTTTCGAGTCAGTTCTTCATTTCCAATGCAGGACTTTGTGGTGAATCTAAATATGGAGTTCCACCTTGTCTTGAAAATAAGATCACTGAGTTGAAGAGGAAAAAAGTGATTCTTCCTCTTGTATATGTTTTCTTGGTGGTTTCAGTGATAGTTTTTGCCATGACTTTGTCATATATACTGGCGAGGTACCAAAAGAAAAATAAGACAGAGACCCCCACAAATAGTTCATTCAACATTGCACCGTCACGAGTCTTGTATCAGGAACTTGTAAAGGCGACTGAAGGGTTCAATGAGAACTATTTACTTGGCACGGGAAGTTACGGCTCTGTTTACAAAGGGACGCTTCAAAATGGAGAAAACGTGGCGGTGAAAGTGTTCGACTTACGTTTAGAAGGCGGATTCAAGAGTTTCGACACCGAATGCGAAGTCCTACGCAGGCTTCGCCATAGAAATCTCTGCAAAGTCATTGGTAGTTGCTCAAATGAAGACTTCAAGGCTTTGGTTTTTGAATTGATGCCAAATGGGAGCCTTGAAAAGTGGCTGTATTTGGAAAACAACTTCTTGAATATCGTGCAGAGACTAAAGGTAATGATAGACGTAGCGTGTGCATTAGAATACCTACACCATGGttactcgatacctatagttcACTGTGATGTAAAGCCAAGCAATGTGCTCTTGGATGATGCTATGGTTGCTCATTTGAGCGATTTTGGAATCGCTAAGCTATTCAACGATGGAGTTAGTGTTACGCTCACAAGGACCCTTGCCACATTAGGCTACATTGCCCCAG AATATGGTTCAGAAGGGCTGGTGTCTGTAAGATGTGATGTTTACAGCTATGGTATAATGTTGATGGAAGTTTTCACGAGAATGAAGCCGAACGATATAAAATTTACAGGGGATTTAAGCCTAAGGAGGTGGGTGAATGATTCAATGCCTAATGCAATTGAAGAGGTCATAGATTCAGAATTGTTGAGTGGAGATGAAAGTTATTTGGACGAAAAGCTGGAGTGTTTGGTGTCAATAATGGAGATAGCTTTGAAATGTTCGATGGAGAATCCGAGTGAAAGGATAATTAGCATGAAATATGTTGTCGTAGCATTGAAGAAGATCCTGTCTCAACTCCTTCGCTATACTCCACAAGTAGGCAACGTTTGA